TACAGAAACTAATGTTCTTGTTTTTTTTTTTTGAAATTTTGCAGACACAGTACAATGTCATCTGTTACAGCGGCAAACCGCGTCTACGGACCGCTGTGGAAATGCTCAGAACGACTCAGGAGATTGAGCAACAGTTGGAAAAGGTAATAACATATGAGAAAAGCAGAATCAGAATAATAGTAATAAAATGTTGATTTTGATTTTTGAAGGTGTCTTTACCAATATTGATTCTACATGGAGAGGCGGATACAGTGACGGATCCATCAGTGAGCAGAGAGCTTTACCAGAAAGCGAAAAGTTCAGACAAGAAGATAGTTTTGTACAAAGACGCTTATCATTCTCTGCTTGAAGGAGAACCAGACGAGATGATACTCCGTGTCTTGGCTGATATCATCTCGTGGCTTGATGAGCATAGCTCGCAAGCTGAGGGATCACTAGTTACTCCTCCTATGTAGATTCTGATTATTTCTTCAATTATAGTGTTTACATTTACCTAGCGAAAAATGTACTTTTTTTTTTGTAAATTACATGAAATACATTTTACAGTAGCAAAGAATCATAGTTATAACTCTGCAATCATATCTGCATGTTATAGAGAGAAAAGAGATAAGAGCTTGTGAATAAATAGGCCCAGGCCCATAGGCTTCTAAGAATCTATTAACGGCCCAGATTTGATCAAACATTGAAACCCTAATCATCAAACATTAAAACCTAAAGGAGGAGCCGCAAGCTACTTCTCTCTTTGTTCTTCAATCTTGAGCTCTTCTTCTTCTTCGTTCCTGCAGATTTCTCGCTATACGGTACGTTTCAAAAGTGTTTCTCTTTCGTCTCATCCATTGCCCCCCTAGTCATTTTCTGCCAAATTTTTTAAATGAATTTTATTGTATTTTTCTTGAGCTGATGAGTTATCTAAAATCTTAGTAAGCTCACTTCAGTGTAAAATGGTGGAATGTTAGAGCTTTTATATAATTGGTCTAGGCATGAGGGCCTTAGGTGTTTATGTGGATGATAGTATGGTTTAGTTTTAATAGGCCATCAAACAGTGTCATTATAGGAATACAAAACATGCTCTAGTATCTATGATTGAATATATAATTTACTTATCAATTAGAAAGCTAAGTTCTTTGATTTGGTAACGTGTATTGTAAGAATTATTTTTTTCTGAAAATGTTGATTTGAATCTAGAAGCTATATATATAGTCTATGATTTTGAGGATTGTTAGTTCGTATGCCTGAAGCACTTGCCTTTTTTTTGACAAATGAAGATTCTGTGAAGATGTTCTCGGCGCAGAACAAGATCAAGAAGGACAAGAATGCTGCTCCAACGGAATGCGAGGAGCAAGTTGCTCAGGCTCTGTTTGATTTGGAGAACACCAACCAGGAGTTGAAGAGCGAGTTGAAAGATCTTTACATCAACCAAGCTGTGTATGTTTACTACATTTTTGTTTTTTACTCGTCTAGGTTGCATTGAGCTTTATCGAAGGAGAATAATTTAATTTTCTTTATTGTGCAGTAACATGGACATCGCTGGAAACCGCAAGGCTATTGTGATATACGTCCCATTCAGATTGAGGAAAGCTTTCCGCAAGATTCATCCCCGTCTCGTCAGAGAGCTTGAGAAGAAGTTTAGTGGAAAGGTAAAACACTTGGCGTAATGAGTATATATTGCAATGTCTTTTATTTATACTCTTGCTATTTCCTTTTCGCAGGATGTTATCTTTGTTGCCACAAGAAGGATCATGCGTCCACCAAAGAAGGGTGCTGCTGTGCAGAGGCCACGCAACAGAACTCTAACCTCTGTTCATGAAGCAATGCTCGAGGATGTCGCTTACCCTGCTGAGATCGTTGGGAAACGTACTCGTTACCGTCTTGATGGTTCCAAGATCATGAAGGTCTACTTGGAGGCCAAGGAGAGGAACAACACAGAGTACAAGCTCGAGTCTATGATGGGTGTGTACCGGAAACTCACCGGAAAGGATGTCACCTTTGAGTACCCTGTTGAAGCTTGAAGGTGATGCTGAAGAATCATCATCAGGATAGAGGGGAGAGAGAGCTATTGATTATGTTTTGTGGTATTTAGGATGAAGGAAACTCTGTTTTGATTCAGTTACCATATTCACAATCT
This genomic interval from Brassica oleracea var. oleracea cultivar TO1000 chromosome C2, BOL, whole genome shotgun sequence contains the following:
- the LOC106327659 gene encoding 40S ribosomal protein S7-3, with translation MFSAQNKIKKDKNAAPTECEEQVAQALFDLENTNQELKSELKDLYINQAVNMDIAGNRKAIVIYVPFRLRKAFRKIHPRLVRELEKKFSGKDVIFVATRRIMRPPKKGAAVQRPRNRTLTSVHEAMLEDVAYPAEIVGKRTRYRLDGSKIMKVYLEAKERNNTEYKLESMMGVYRKLTGKDVTFEYPVEA